The proteins below are encoded in one region of Belonocnema kinseyi isolate 2016_QV_RU_SX_M_011 chromosome 1, B_treatae_v1, whole genome shotgun sequence:
- the LOC117167455 gene encoding aquaporin-11, giving the protein MAATPLALGVSTFYIALTSLIAYWLRKYVSYYVKQPLVKSLFLEAIATGELCGGCFELIIIADNWGISMYAIYLFFMTIWWCYVWEDATACPYTHIEDVIEGKQSLRVAFLLIWAQLVGGLVVFRYNQLLWYLEVVPTHKDRAFSDCSTDLQVPVFYGAIIEGVATCICRVVSRILGDLNPRFSTIIDSFVGTSLVVAAANYSGGYFNPALATSLKYGCLGTTVMDHVIVYWVGACAGSIVSIKVHQMSFVQNFIHKGKRD; this is encoded by the exons ATGGCGGCGACACCTTTAGCGTTGGGAGTTTCAACGTTCTACATTGCTTTAACAAGCTTAATAGCATATTGGCTTAGAAAATACGTATCGTATTACGTAAAGCAGCCTTTAGTAAAATCCCTGTTTTTGGAGGCCATTGCCACAGGTGAACTTTGTGGAGGATGCTTTGAATTAATTATCa tcgCTGACAACTGGGGTATATCGATGTAcgcaatttatttattcttcatgaCAATTTGGTGGTGTTATGTTTGGGAAGATGCGACAGCTTGTCCTTATACGCACATAGAAGACGTTATCGAAGGAAAACAGAGTTTACGAGTCGCCTTTTTATTAATTTGGGCCCAATTAGTGGGGGGCCTGGTCGTTTTTAgatataatcaattattatgGTACTTAGAAGTTGTTCCGACGCACAAAGATCGAGCCTTTTCTGATTGCAGCACTGATCTTCAG gtaCCAGTTTTTTATGGAGCGATAATCGAAGGCGTAGCGACCTGCATTTGTAGAGTCGTCTCACGCATTCTCGGCGACCTCAATCCAAGGTTTAGCACAATCATTGATTCCTTCGTGGGAACTTCGTTAGTTGTGGCTG CTGCGAATTATTCTGGAGGCTATTTTAATCCAGCTCTAGCAACTTCATTAAAATATGGATGTCTCGGTACCACAGTTATGGACCACGTGATAGTTTATTGGGTTGGAGCTTGTGCTGGTTCAATTGTCTCAATTAAAGTTCACCAAATGTCGTTTGTTCAAAACTTCATTCATAAGGGGAAGAgagattga